A region of Argentina anserina chromosome 5, drPotAnse1.1, whole genome shotgun sequence DNA encodes the following proteins:
- the LOC126794333 gene encoding 3-oxoacyl-[acyl-carrier-protein] synthase I, chloroplastic-like isoform X1 gives MAAVTSCSSGVLFGARENGAFLGQFDGLRQVEKMHMPLASTKPHGLVSTSAPRCRTIKAMVSPAVSAPKRETDPKKRTVITGQGLVSVFGSDIDTFYNRLLEGESGITLIDRFDASSFSVRFAGQIRDFSSKGYIDGKNDRRLDDCWRYGIVAGKRALEDANLGPEALESMDKTRIGCIVGTGMGGLTAFSAGVESLVQKGYKKISPFFIPYSITNMGSALLAIDTGLMGPNYSISTACATANYCFYAAANHIRRGEADIMVVGGTEAAVMPVGVGGFIACRALSQRNDEPHRASRPWDKNRDGFVMGEGAGVLVMESLESALKRGAPIIAEYLGGAVTCDAHHMTDPRSDGLGVSSCITKSLDDAGVSPEEVNYVNAHATSTLAGDLAEFNAIKKVFGKNTSEMKINGTKSMIGHGLGAAGGLEAIATIKAINTGWLHPTINQDVLNHYSSFHFFIIVFYLIFSNAFDLQDLEPAVTIDTVPNVKKKHEVNVAISNSFGFGGHNSVVVFAAYNP, from the exons ATGGCTGCTGTTacttcttgttcttctggTGTTCTGTTTGGAGCAAGAGAGAATGGAGCTTTTCTGGGACAGTTTGATGGCCTTAGGCAAGTGGAGAAAATGCATATGCCTTTAGCTTCCACCAAGCCTCACGGACTTGTTTCTACTTCAG CACCAAGATGTAGAACAATCAAGGCCATGGTATCTCCTGCTGTTTCTGCTCCCAAAAGAGAAACTGACCCCAAGAAAAGAACTGTAATAACAGGGCAGGGTCTAGTCTCAGTTTTTGGAAGTGACATTGATACTTTCTACAACAGACTTCTGGAAGGAGAGAGTGGGATCACTCTTATAGATAGATTTGATGCTTCCAGCTTCTCGGTTAGATTTGCGGGACAGATTCGTGATTTCTCTTCTAAAGGCTACATTGATGGGAAGAATGATCGACGTCTTGATGATTGCTGGAGATATGGTATAGTTGCCGGCAAAAGGGCCCTTGAGGATGCCAACCTTGGACCTGAAGCCCTTGAATCT ATGGACAAAACAAGGATTGGTTGCATAGTTGGGACAGGTATGGGAGGTTTAACAGCTTTCAGTGCCGGAGTGGAGTCCCTTGTTCAAAAGGGTTACAAGAAGATTAGTCCATTTTTCATTCCTTACTCCATTACCAACATGGGATCAGCATTGTTAGCAATAGATACCGGGTTGATGGGACCAAATTACTCCATCTCTACAGCTTGTGCCACTGCAAATTACTGCTTCTATGCAGCTGCAAACCACATTAGAAGGGGTGAAGCAGATATCATGGTAGTTGGAGGGACTGAGGCAGCAGTCATGCCTGTTGGTGTTGGAGGTTTCATTGCTTGCCGGGCCTTGTCTCAGAGAAATGATGAACCCCACAGAGCTTCAAGACCATGGGACAAAAATCGTGATGGTTTTGTTATGGGAGAAGGCGCTGGTGTTCTG GTTATGGAGAGCTTGGAGAGTGCATTGAAAAGAGGAGCACCTATAATTGCTGAGTACTTGGGAGGCGCTGTAACATGTGATGCTCATCACATGACAGATCCTAGATCAGATGGACTTGGAGTGTCATCTTGCATAACCAAGAGTTTAGATGATGCTGGTGTTTCTCCGGAAGAG GTGAACTATGTGAATGCTCATGCAACATCCACACTAGCAGGAGATTTGGCTGAGTTTAATGCCATCAAAAAGGTCTTTGGGAAGAACACATCCGAGATGAAGATCAACggaaccaag TCCATGATTGGACATGGTCTTGGGGCTGCTGGTGGATTGGAAGCCATTGCAACCATTAAAGCAATCAACACTGGCTGGCTTCACCCAACAATTAATCAAGATGTATTGAACCACTATAGttcatttcattttttcataattgtattctatttaattttttctaaTGCTTTCGATTTACAGGACTTGGAGCCTGCTGTTACAATCGACACAGTCCCAAACGTGAAGAAGAAGCATGAGGTTAATGTTG CTATCTCAAACTCATTTGGCTTTGGAGGACACAATTCTGTGGTGGTCTTTGCCGCTTACAACCCCTAA
- the LOC126796465 gene encoding auxin response factor 9 → MMANQAGLFPQQANVCAEGGEVLYQELWRACAGPLVEVPRLKERVFYFPQGHMEQLEASTTANPEVNQVIPRFNLPSKILCRVMHVQLLAEQETDEVYAQITLIPEAKLTSKPTSPDECVSEPERPKVYSFCKVLTASDTSTHGGFSVLRKHATECLPPLEMTQPTPTQELVAKDLHGYEWRFKHIFRGQPRRHLLTTGWSTFVTSKRLSAGDSFVFLRGDNGDLRVGIRRLARQQSSMPSSVISSQSMHVGVLATASHAVATQTLFVVYYKPRTSQFIVSLNKYLEAVNNKFSVGMRFKMRFEGEDAPERRFSGTIIGLEDISPQWADSKWRSLKVQWDESASIPRPDRVSPWEIEPYVASIPACLSQSTVLKNKRPRLLPEIPAPDTASSVTWHDVTQLSGAAAEGQRSEDHVALNNQQADMISISSCISRTQTDGGWLSSSTVVDSKSGPAWPLISGYSTPISSKLKNDLMLDHVEKRKKTETAASCLIFGVDFSSHPKSSPSVEKPPPQPIIASIGATEKQVSISEAESDQKSDISKASKESSKAQFQASPKETLSKQSSSASTRSCVKVQMQGIAVGRAVDLTMLDGYVQLIVELEEMFDIKGQIGPRKKWEIVFTDDEGDMMLAGDDPWLEFCNMVRRIFICSSQDVKKINAGRKRLSMSSLEVEGTVTNSN, encoded by the exons ATGATGGCGAATCAGGCGGGTTTGTTTCCGCAGCAGGCGAATGTCTGCGCTGAAG GAGGAGAAGTGCTGTATCAGGAGCTATGGAGGGCATGTGCGGGCCCACTGGTGGAAGTGCCTCGCCTGAAGGAGAGAGTCTTCTACTTTCCACAAGGCCACATGGAGCAA TTAGAGGCATCAACGACAGCAAATCCGGAAGTGAATCAGGTGATTCCTCGGTTTAATCTTCCCTCGAAGATTCTCTGTCGCGTAATGCATGTTCAGCTATTG GCTGAACAAGAGACAGATGAGGTTTACGCCCAGATTACTTTGATTCCTGAAGCAAAG CTAACCTCTAAACCTACTAGTCCTGATGAGTGTGTTTCTGAACCCGAAAGACCGAAGGTTTACTCATTCTGCAAGGTTCTTACCGCATCGGATACCAGTACCCATGGTGGATTTTCTGTTTTACGCAAACACGCTACGGAATGCCTTCCGCCACTG GAGATGACTCAGCCAACCCCAACTCAGGAATTGGTGGCCAAAGATCTTCATGGTTATGAGTGGCGATTCAAGCACATTTTCAGAG GTCAACCACGGAGGCACTTGCTTACAACTGGATGGAGTACTTTTGTTACTTCTAAGAGGTTAAGTGCCGGGGATTCCTTTGTATTTCTCAG AGGTGACAACGGCGACTTGCGTGTCGGAATTAGGCGTCTTGCTCGTCAACAGAGCAGCATGCCATCATCTGTGATCTCAAGTCAAAGCATGCATGTAGGGGTGCTTGCGACTGCTTCCCATGCTGTTGCAACCCAGACACTCTTTGTAGTGTATTATAAGCCAAG GACTAGTCAATTCATTGTTAGTTTGAACAAGTATTTGGAGGCTGTTAACAATAAGTTCTCGGTTGGAATGAGATTTAAGATGCGGTTTGAGGGGGAGGACGCTCCAGAGAGAAG gTTTTCAGGCACTATAATTGGTCTCGAGGATATATCTCCTCAGTGGGCAGATTCCAAATGGCGATCTCTCAAG GTTCAATGGGATGAGTCTGCATCCATTCCCAGACCTGACAGGGTCTCACCCTGGGAGATAGAACCATATGTAGCTTCCATACCTGCATGCCTTTCTCAATCCACTGTGCTGAAGAACAAAAGGCCTCGGCTTCTCCCTGAAATTCCAGCTCCTG ATACAGCAAGTTCAGTAACATGGCATGATGTAACACAATTGAGTGGTGCTGCTGCTGAAGGCCAGAGAAGTGAGGATCATGTTGCGTTGAATAATCAGCAGGCAGACATGATCAGCATCAGCAGCTGTATCTCAAGGACTCAGACTGATGGGGGCTGGCTATCTTCTTCTACAGTGGTGGATAGTAAAAGTGGTCCTGCTTGGCCACTTATCTCTGGATATTCAACTCCAATTTCATCAAAGCTTAAAAATGACTTGATGCTAGACCATGTTGAAAAGAGGAAGAAAACTGAGACAGCTGCTAGTTGCCTGATTTTCGGTGTAGATTTTAGCAGTCATCCTAAGAGCTCCCCTTCAGTGGAGAAGCCACCCCCACAACCAATTATTGCATCTATTGGAGCCACTGAAAAACAAGTTAGTATCTCAGAAGCAGAGTCTGACCAGAAATCTGACATTTCAAAGGCTTCTAAAGAAAGCAGCAAAGCTCAGTTTCAAGCATCACCAAAAGAGACACTGAGCAAGCAGAGTAGCTCTGCATCCACCAGGAGTTGCGTCAAG GTTCAAATGCAGGGAATAGCAGTTGGTCGAGCAGTGGACTTGACGATGCTCGACGGGTATGTTCAACTTATAGTTGAACTGGAGGAGATGTTTGATATTAAGGGACAGATCGGCCCTCGTAAAAAGTGGGAGATTGTGTTTACTGATGATGAAGGAGATATGATGCTTGCCGGTGACGACCCATGGTT GGAATTCTGTAACATGGTGAGAAGAATCTTTATATGTTCAAGTCAGGACGTGAAGAAAATTAATGCAGGGAGAAAACGTCTTAGTATGTCCTCACTAGAAGTTGAAGGGACAGTAACAAATTCGAATTAA
- the LOC126796464 gene encoding cellulose synthase-like protein G3, with protein sequence MSTATDDVLPLHNYKHSLRTSINRLFALIYCCAILALLNHHRHSLLHSTTLTSFFITLTLLIADSILGFLNITAQAFRMKPLYRKEYLENLIKVLPKSDFPALDVFICTADPYKEPPMNVVNTALSVMAYDYPTEKVSVYVSDDGGSALTLFAFMEAAKFARHWLPFCRENNVVERCPKAFLELEHSRFAEAEKIKIMYQGMKVRVDNVIERGKVDSEYIIGERENQAFVKWTDGFTRQDHPTIVQVLLDSSKDKDITDSVMPNLIYVSREKSRTSDHNFKAGALNVLIRVSAVMTNAPVVLTIDCDTYSNDPQTPSRALCYLSDPNLRSKLGYVQFPQRFRGINKNDIYGCELKGLFVFNAEGMDGGSGPNYVGTGCFFNRRAFFGGPSQLLSPEIRELAPDKVVDKLIQSPEILELAHRVAACNYEKNTDWGWKLGVRYGSLVEDFFTGYKMQCEGWKAVLCNPTRAAFYGDAPINLVDVFTQIKRWTIGLLEVAFSKYCPITFGIRAMGPLMGLSYAHYAFWPIWSIPVAVYAFLPQLSLLNGITIFPKVSEPWFLLYVFLFLGAYTQNCIDFMVEGGSFPKWWNDQRMWMVRALSPLLFGSIEYLLKSLGISAHGFNVTSKVIDEDQNKRYNQGTFEFGVASPMFVPLTSAAILNLAAFAWGHVEAFRGSNGLEGMFLQMFIAGFGVVNCIPIYEAIISRSDKGRIPTKITMVSLLLAIALYVAAYVALQVADLV encoded by the exons ATGTCCACCGCCACTGACGACGTACTCCCTCTTCATAACTACAAACACTCTCTTCGTACCTCTATCAACCGCCTCTTTGCTCTAATATACTGTTGTGCCATCCTAGCCTTGCTTAATCACCACAGACACTCCCTCCTCCACTCAACAACCCTAACCTCCTTCTTCATCACCCTCACCCTCCTCATAGCTGACTCCATCCTCGGTTTCTTGAACATCACCGCGCAAGCTTTCCGAATGAAGCCCCTCTACCGCAAAGAATACCTCGAAaacctcataaaggttcttcCAAAATCCGACTTCCCTGCACTTGATGTGTTCATATGCACTGCGGACCCCTACAAGGAGCCTCCGATGAACGTTGTGAACACAGCGTTGTCGGTGATGGCTTATGATTATCCGACGGAGAAGGTGTCGGTGTACGTTTCAGACGATGGAGGATCGGCTCTGACTCTGTTTGCGTTCATGGAGGCTGCAAAGTTTGCAAGGCACTGGTTACCTTTCTGCAGGGAGAACAACGTAGTGGAAAGGTGTCCAAAAGCTTTTTTGGAATTGGAACACTCCAGATTTGCTGAGGCTGAGAAAATTAAG ATCATGTACCAAGGCATGAAAGTGAGAGTAGACAACGTAATCGAGAGAGGCAAAGTCGACAGCGAATATATAATCGGAGAACGGGAAAATCAGGCATTTGTTAAATGGACCGATGGATTTACCCGGCAAGATCATCCCACAATCGTTCAG GTTTTATTGGACAGTAGCAAAGACAAAGATATCACCGATAGTGTCATGCCAAACCTAATCTATGTTTCTCGAGAAAAAAGCAGGACATCAGATCATAATTTTAAAGCTGGTGCCCTTAATGTCCTT ATTCGAGTTTCGGCTGTCATGACCAATGCACCAGTAGTCTTAACCATAGACTGTGACACGTACTCCAATGACCCCCAAACACCTTCTCGTGCACTATGCTACTTATCAGACCCTAATCTTCGATCTAAATTAGGATATGTGCAGTTTCCGCAGCGATTTCGTGGAATCAACAAAAATGACATATATGGTTGTGAACTTAAGGGTTTGTTTGTGTTCAATGCTGAGGGAATGGATGGGGGTTCGGGGCCAAATTATGTAGGAACAGGATGCTTTTTCAATAGAAGGGCTTTCTTCGGCGGTCCATCACAGTTGTTATCACCTGAAATTCGCGAGTTAGCCCCGGATAAGGTGGTGGACAAGCTCATTCAGTCCCCAGAGATTCTTGAATTGGCACATCGTGTTGCTGCTTGCAACTACGAAAAGAATACCGATTGGGGATGGAAG CTTGGTGTGAGATACGGCTCGCTGGTGGAGGACTTCTTCACTGGTTATAAGATGCAATGTGAAGGATGGAAAGCTGTACTGTGCAATCCTACTAGGGCAGCATTTTATGGAGATGCTCCGATCAACCTTGTTGATGTGTTCACGCAAATAAAGCGATGGACCATAGGCCTCCTTGAGGTTGCTTTCTCTAAATATTGTCCAATTACATTTGGCATTCGAGCCATGGGCCCTTTGATGGGGCTCTCATATGCTCACTATGCATTTTGGCCCATTTGGTCCATTCCAGTCGCGGTGTATGCTTTCCTTCCCCAACTCTCTCTCCTCAATGGAATCACCATCTTTCCTAAG GTTTCGGAGCCATGGTTTCTCTTGTACGTCTTTCTTTTCCTTGGAGCCTACACGCAAAACTGCATAGACTTTATGGTAGAAGGAGGATCATTCCCCAAGTGGTGGAATGACCAACGAATGTGGATGGTTAGAGCTCTCTCACCCCTCTTGTTTGGATCCATTGAGTACCTCCTCAAGTCCTTGGGCATTTCTGCCCATGGGTTCAATGTGACCAGCAAAGTTATCGATGAAGATCAAAACAAAAGATATAACCAAGGAACCTTCGAGTTTGGTGTCGCATCACCCATGTTTGTGCCTCTAACATCAGCTGCCATTCTCAACTTGGCTGCATTTGCTTGGGGGCACGTAGAGGCTTTCAGAGGCAGCAATGGCTTGGAGGGGATGTTCTTGCAGATGTTTATAGCTGGTTTTGGCGTTGTAAATTGTATACCAATCTATGAAGCCATCATCAGTAGAAGTGACAAAGGGAGAATTCCTACAAAAATCACTATGGTTTCATTACTCTTGGCAATTGCTCTGTATGTAGCAGCTTATGTTGCTCTTCAAGTAGCTGACTTGGTATGA
- the LOC126794333 gene encoding 3-oxoacyl-[acyl-carrier-protein] synthase I, chloroplastic-like isoform X2: protein MAAVTSCSSGVLFGARENGAFLGQFDGLRQVEKMHMPLASTKPHGLVSTSAPRCRTIKAMVSPAVSAPKRETDPKKRTVITGQGLVSVFGSDIDTFYNRLLEGESGITLIDRFDASSFSVRFAGQIRDFSSKGYIDGKNDRRLDDCWRYGIVAGKRALEDANLGPEALESMDKTRIGCIVGTGMGGLTAFSAGVESLVQKGYKKISPFFIPYSITNMGSALLAIDTGLMGPNYSISTACATANYCFYAAANHIRRGEADIMVVGGTEAAVMPVGVGGFIACRALSQRNDEPHRASRPWDKNRDGFVMGEGAGVLVMESLESALKRGAPIIAEYLGGAVTCDAHHMTDPRSDGLGVSSCITKSLDDAGVSPEEVNYVNAHATSTLAGDLAEFNAIKKVFGKNTSEMKINGTKSMIGHGLGAAGGLEAIATIKAINTGWLHPTINQDDLEPAVTIDTVPNVKKKHEVNVAISNSFGFGGHNSVVVFAAYNP, encoded by the exons ATGGCTGCTGTTacttcttgttcttctggTGTTCTGTTTGGAGCAAGAGAGAATGGAGCTTTTCTGGGACAGTTTGATGGCCTTAGGCAAGTGGAGAAAATGCATATGCCTTTAGCTTCCACCAAGCCTCACGGACTTGTTTCTACTTCAG CACCAAGATGTAGAACAATCAAGGCCATGGTATCTCCTGCTGTTTCTGCTCCCAAAAGAGAAACTGACCCCAAGAAAAGAACTGTAATAACAGGGCAGGGTCTAGTCTCAGTTTTTGGAAGTGACATTGATACTTTCTACAACAGACTTCTGGAAGGAGAGAGTGGGATCACTCTTATAGATAGATTTGATGCTTCCAGCTTCTCGGTTAGATTTGCGGGACAGATTCGTGATTTCTCTTCTAAAGGCTACATTGATGGGAAGAATGATCGACGTCTTGATGATTGCTGGAGATATGGTATAGTTGCCGGCAAAAGGGCCCTTGAGGATGCCAACCTTGGACCTGAAGCCCTTGAATCT ATGGACAAAACAAGGATTGGTTGCATAGTTGGGACAGGTATGGGAGGTTTAACAGCTTTCAGTGCCGGAGTGGAGTCCCTTGTTCAAAAGGGTTACAAGAAGATTAGTCCATTTTTCATTCCTTACTCCATTACCAACATGGGATCAGCATTGTTAGCAATAGATACCGGGTTGATGGGACCAAATTACTCCATCTCTACAGCTTGTGCCACTGCAAATTACTGCTTCTATGCAGCTGCAAACCACATTAGAAGGGGTGAAGCAGATATCATGGTAGTTGGAGGGACTGAGGCAGCAGTCATGCCTGTTGGTGTTGGAGGTTTCATTGCTTGCCGGGCCTTGTCTCAGAGAAATGATGAACCCCACAGAGCTTCAAGACCATGGGACAAAAATCGTGATGGTTTTGTTATGGGAGAAGGCGCTGGTGTTCTG GTTATGGAGAGCTTGGAGAGTGCATTGAAAAGAGGAGCACCTATAATTGCTGAGTACTTGGGAGGCGCTGTAACATGTGATGCTCATCACATGACAGATCCTAGATCAGATGGACTTGGAGTGTCATCTTGCATAACCAAGAGTTTAGATGATGCTGGTGTTTCTCCGGAAGAG GTGAACTATGTGAATGCTCATGCAACATCCACACTAGCAGGAGATTTGGCTGAGTTTAATGCCATCAAAAAGGTCTTTGGGAAGAACACATCCGAGATGAAGATCAACggaaccaag TCCATGATTGGACATGGTCTTGGGGCTGCTGGTGGATTGGAAGCCATTGCAACCATTAAAGCAATCAACACTGGCTGGCTTCACCCAACAATTAATCAAGAT GACTTGGAGCCTGCTGTTACAATCGACACAGTCCCAAACGTGAAGAAGAAGCATGAGGTTAATGTTG CTATCTCAAACTCATTTGGCTTTGGAGGACACAATTCTGTGGTGGTCTTTGCCGCTTACAACCCCTAA